The Symphalangus syndactylus isolate Jambi chromosome 1, NHGRI_mSymSyn1-v2.1_pri, whole genome shotgun sequence DNA segment agaggctgaggcaggagaatggcatgaacctgggaggcggagcttccagtgagccgagattgcgccactgcactccagcctgggcgacagagcgagactccatctccaaaaaaagaaatcactgtaATATTAGccattactgcttttttttttttattcttcacgtttttatttctctcagaactttaaaatgtgaatattctATAATTCATCCAGTCTTTACTTCCAGGTAACTTCTTCACTGGGTCGCAATTCCCTTTTAAATAACATGCTCTTGTTCTGGATGGTAGTTAGCTGTTCATCACTCTTTCTGTCTAAGTAACATCCAGTGACAAATCCCATAGGGACAAGAACATGAACCCAGTGGTCCCGCACAATCTGAAGTAAGTTCACCATGATAGCTGCAGCCTCAGTGCCGACAGCGACCCCAAGACCAAGGGCAACGGGGAACTTAGCCACCCGCGCCAGTGCTAGCCATTACTGCTTTTAACAGTTAATTATGAGTTCTTAAGTGAATATTTTAGGTCAAGGGACCTGTGAGTGCTTTCATTCCATAAAGTGGAATCCTACAATATGTATTCTATCATATCTGGCTTTAAAAAACATTATGCTTGTAAGAATCGTCCACGTTGAGTAAACCagtagggcttttttttttttcattgcttttagtatagaatagaataattttaaggagaaaaaattaTCTCCAGTTGGTAGGAAGAGGTGGAAAATATGAAGCCCTGAAACAGATGGACCTAGATGGAAAATTTTGAAGCCCTGAAACAGATGGACCTAGATGGAAAATTTTGACAACTATTCACAGGCAATtatattagattttatttatttttgctttagattTCAGAAAGTTTGTGATTTAGCTTATTCATCGTGTTTTGTATATTTGGCAGATACTTGTGTTAGGAAATACATTATGACAAGAAAAAGATGTTACTTTAGAAGTTAGCTGTTGACAGAGCCTTGGAAATTCTTAGTTACACAGATCCATTGTTGGAATTAGGTGAAACTTTAATTTGGAGGCAGAAAGGTGATCAGTGCCCACTTCCTTGCCTCTTTCACCCAAGCTGAGGGCTGAGTTGGTTTTCATGGACAGTAGATGTCTCGACTATGTCTTGCAGGAAGCCTTTGAGTTTAAGAAGCCAGTAAGACCTGTATCTCGTGGCTGCCTCCACTCTCATGGACTCCAGGAGGGTAAAGATCTCTTCACACAGAGGCAGAACTCTGCCCCAGCTCGGATGGTATGTGCTCTGGCTTTCATAGGGGAATTCCTGACAGGAAGAAAGGATTAAAACACCTTCTTTCATCCAGAATTGAAGGCACTACAGTAGTGCTAGCTGTTTTTTACCTTGACTTTGTCTTTTGAAACTAGACTGTCAAGCATTCTTGGTGGTTTTGCTGTGTCTGGAAAACAGACAGGCGGTAGTAAGAATGGGAGATGGTGTTTGAAATATTGGAGTTGTGCAAGGAATAATTGACCTTGTTAATCTGGGAAATCCTGGGTCATCCTAAATGTATGTATGGTGGGATTAGatctcttcctgttttttttcttttcctttttaagagcTTTCTGGCAAAAACTGGAAAGCCTGCGAGACAaattttaagagctgtaacactagaTCTCTTACTTAAAACTTGTTCTTTTACTATGCATTCTAAGTGCTTCTCAAAGAACTGGAGAGAGAGCACTTGACGTCTTCCAAAGGTAGTTTGTTAAGAACAGTTatgggccaggtgccatggctcatgcctataatctcagcactttggaaaactgagacaggaggatcacttgagtcctggacagcatagtgagaccacatctccattttttttattttttatttttttaaagaactattaTGGATTCCAGTGAACGCTCAGGCTGCTGGGCAGTTTTGGGGTCACTCATTTCAGGGCTATGTATTTGCCAGAGAGGGACTGTCATTACTTCCAAAGTTTCCTGCTATTGGTCTGAATTGGATTAACTGATAACATCTATAGATTGGAGAGGCCCAACTTGAGCAAGATGGCCACATTTGGCTTCCAGGTTTACCTAGGATCTTAAATCTGAAAATACACCTTTCCAATCTGTTTTGTGTTCTGAGGTTCAGCCAGTATTGCTACTCTGTCTATCATTTGCACAAAGCACTTTTATATGTTCTTGTCTTGTGAAGTAAGTGGAGTTAACCCACTTGAACAGATTAGGAAAGTACCACTAGAGAGGTTTGGATGATTTACCAAAGGATATACATAAGTAGGAAACCAGGATTTAATGatctctggctgggtgtggtggctcatggctgtaatcccagcactttgggaggccgaggtgggaggatcacctgaggtcaggagttcaagaccagcctgggtaacatagtgaggctCTATCTgtacaaagttaaaaaatagctgagtgtggtggcttgttcctatagtcccaattactcgggaggctgaaggaggattgcttgagcccaagaattcgaggctgcagtgagctatgatcagaccactgtactccagcctggacaatgaatCCCTGTCTCAATAAGCAATCTCTAAATTCCCAAGTACACAGTAATGCTTTAAGAGTTGGGTATCAGAAACAATCTATTTGGTGTGTGCTTAGCGACTAGAGCCTGTATCACATCTGCACCTAGGAATCCCAGAACATACCTCACAAACGTTGGTGTGATATAGTGTGAGCTTTCGTGATAAAGGTACTGCCCCATAATAAAGTTATCCACCCCTAGGCTCAGCTGGCTAAAAAAATCTGCCATTTCCCAGAGTGTGCACTTGGGGAGGATTAGAGACTGCTCAGAACTTGTTTTATATTGTGAAGCAAAGCTAATGCCAGAACCAGAATaggccagctgcagagaggatTGCTTGGTGCATGATCCACTCAGAAGATCGGAGGGCCACTTAACTAACAACAGATTCATACCCCAAAGAGATTTGGATTTTAAGGATTACTTGTAGGTCATAACATTGGGACTACCCTGCTACTGTGAAAAAAATaactctaaacttttttttttctggatttgaaAGTgcctagaaaataaataattcagtatTAGCAGTGTTTGTATTGGTAGGATTTATCTTCAGGTGTGGATTTATGAGcagtttttctaaattttctatattCCGTGTTTAGAGGTTTCCCAAAAAAAGTATGACTATAGGTTGGCTAATGAGGTACCACCATTTTAATTCCAGGAATGGTTTTCTCCTAGGGAGATAGTGTAGTGAGAAGAGTTTGGATTTTGGAGTCACACAGGTGAGGTGTATAATCTTGGTAACCTCTCTTAAGCACCAGTTTCCTGATTTgctaaagaaaaaggaaggattaGCTACCTTTAGTGTATTGTGAGGCTTCTATTGGATTATATGTATAAAGATTATATCATagtatctggcacacagtaattCCTCGTTTAAAAACTGAGCAGCATTTAAATCCCAAGTCTAAAGAACGAGGATAGATTTTATAGAAGGAAGTTACCTTTTATTCCCCCCTGTCAGAACTGGAGTTATATATAAGTGCGTTCTCTAGGCCATTTTATGGTCTCTGTAGAGATTTGCATCTGCTTGCCCTAACTCATTTCAGCAGATTCTCATACTGTCACAGTCCTCAGTGCTGGTCGGTGTTCACTGATGCAACCTCCTAATAAAAGAAACCTTGTTCTTCACAAGAGGCTATCTCTAGTACCCATTATAAGGTGAATTGCTTCTGGCAAGAGTTCTTTGTGAAGGCTACTGACTACTCAGGGCTGTGTGTGGACATCAAATCATTTATAATCTTGGGATACATTTTCATATAATCAGTAATGGCTAAAATTTTGCTTTGTATAACATAgtatgttttcatcatgaaaactAGTGACCCATTCAAGGAAATCAAAGTGGACCAGAGCTCTCATTTATTATTAATCCATGAATTTTGTCTTACAGCTTTCCTCAAATGAAAGAGATAGCAGTGAACCAGGGAATTTCATTCCTGTTTTTACACCTCAGTCACCTGTGACAGCCACTTTGTCtgatgaggatgatggcttcGTGGACCTTCTCGATGGAGAGAATCTGAAggtatcgtgtgtgtgtgtgtgtgtgtgtgtgtgtgtgtgtgtgtgtgtgtgtgtgttcctgtcTGTTCTACTAATTACCTCTGGAGAAGTCATGTGATGTGAAAAAGAACAGCAATAGCAGTTCCCCAGGGCTTGCTTAGTtgatatttttgttcatttggtgATAATTCATTTAATAATAGGGCTACCAGCCTTATTAAATCCTTTGGATTGGGGGATGGGGgcatcaaaagaagacatatgatcCTTCTTACCCTGAAGGAGTTAACTAACAGTCTATATGCAAGAAACATGAAATCAGTCTACATGCAAGAAACATGAAATCAGAACGGTATAGGATGGTACATTAAGGATACTTCCTATCCAGGCCTATCTAGTATTCTTCAGGGAGAAACACGCCTAAAGCACTTAAACAAATGTTAGTCTCTACAGgctctttttaaaatcagtttttctgtttctttagaaTGAGGAGGAGACCCCTTCGTGCATGGCAAGCCTCTGGACAGCTCCTCTCGTCATGAGAACTACAAACCTTGTGAGTTGTTCTAGTGTGTCTGGAGGAAGCCCTAAGTGATTGGGGCACTGGACAGGGTAGTCCTTAGTTGAGTATAGCCAAAGATTGAAATGAATGATAGGATTTGGGGATCTGAGTTTTAGGCCTCACTTTGGCTACCTACAAATTATGACCTTTAGTCATGATATCTCTCTGCATGTCTCCTGATCTATGAGGAGTGTGGATTAGGAGGGACCATGGTCATTCCTAGCTTTTACCATCTAGTCAGTTTGAAAAAAGCCTATCTGAAGCCTTTAGCCTGAAGACTTTACTTTTTTTAGGTTATTCTCATTTATATTCCACAGAACCTAGCATAAAATTAGACAAGCAACAGTAactcacaggattttttttttttttttgagacggagtctcgctctgtcacccaggctggagtgcagtggcgcaatctcggctcactgcaagctccgcctcccgggttcacgccattctcctgcctcagcctctccgagtagctgggactacaggcgcccgccaccacgcccggctaattttttgtatttttagtagagacggggtttcaccgtggtctcgatctcctgacctcgtgatccgcccgcctcggcctcccaaagtgctgggattacaagcgtgagccaccgcgcccggcctaactcacaggatttttttttttttttttttttttgagatggagtctcgctcttgttgcccattctagagtgcaatggctcaatcttggctcactgcaatctctgcctcccaggttcaagtgattctcctgcctcagcctcccgagtagctgggattacaggtgcttgccaccacacccagctaatttttgtatttttagtagagacagggttacactatgttggccaggctagtctcaaactcctgaccttaggtgatctgcccactttgacctcccaaagtactgggattacaggcatcagccactgtgcccagctgggtaTCATTGAAAATACCTACCTAAGGCTGGGTATTTTCGGGtagatattttcaattttaaaaatgatatataatatgtatattacatatatataatataaaatagtatatgtagATACAGAATCtacagtgtatgtgtgtatatatattcaaaatcacatacacatacacacgctATAGATTCTTGTTTTCATCATAGGGATACTTTCAAAGTTAGAAGCAAGAATGTGCCTACACAGGTATATACACCTGTATATTCAGAGATATACACCCTTAGGTACACATCTAAATTGGTAAgttcatattttttaattatcaatAACCTGAACTATAATTACAGAACAAATGAgctacagtttttttgtttgcttgtttgttttgttttgtttttgagacagagtctccctctgttggccaggctggagtgcagtgcagtggtgcagtcttgactcactgcaacctctgcctcctgggttcaagtgcttctcctggctcagccttctgagtagctgggactacaggcttacgccaccactcccggctaatttttttggtatttttagtagagacgaggtttcactatgttggccgggctggtctcaaactcttgacatcaggtgatccatccacctgcctcccaaagtgctgggattacaggcatgagccaccgcgcccagccaagctaCAGTTTTGAGATCACTTACGGATTATAGCACATTCATGTGCATAGCTTTTGAGAAAATATGTTAACCCAGTACAAATGTTATGAGTAAATTTACCAGGTCATTTTGATAGGCATAAAATTACATAGAATGTGAGAACACTTTGGAAGTGGCTATTAGTTTTAtagatttgattttaaaatcataAGCATGGGCTTGTAAGCTCTTAATAGTGGGAAAATGTCTTCCACAAATGGTTATTACAAACTAACCACTGCTGGGAGCTGTA contains these protein-coding regions:
- the LOC129482644 gene encoding NADH dehydrogenase [ubiquinone] 1 beta subcomplex subunit 1 — its product is MVNLLQIVRDHWVHVLVPMGFVTGCYLDRKSDEQLTTIQNKSMLFKRELRPSEEVTWK